The Anopheles gambiae chromosome 2, idAnoGambNW_F1_1, whole genome shotgun sequence genomic sequence TAGAGCGCCTGGCAACAGTGAGCATCAACGcggttgttttgctgctgcgcaCCGGCCCCGTTTTCCCTTATCACTCCAACCAACGTCCCGAACGTCGCCAATAAACTTCGTAATGGCACACAAACATAGTCAGCCGCCACCACGACTAGTAAGCGGGACGGGCGGATCCGTTGGCAGCTGCGGATCAATCAACGCGGGGCTCGGTTTTTACCAGGGGCCTGTCCCCGGCTGGCAAGCTGTTCGGCACTTGACACGCTTCTTGCTTTGACTTCTGTGATAAGCGTGCGGCCGTTTCCATTCCCCTGTAGCTTCCCGTTTCTCTGTCCGTTCAACAGTCAACGCTACATTGGAGTAAACACATTGTTGACGGCTTTCCGACTCTTGCCTCCGCTGCTTCGAGTTGTAACAACCGTCCGACAAAAGTTGTCGATCAGCGATCAAGGCCTTGGAAGATTTCATCCTACGCATACCATAGGACTGTTGCAACCACAGCAAAACTAGCTGGTTGTAAGGGGGCTGTAACGCATCGCGCTCTCTTTAGTGGAGCAACTGCACCAACGGATCAAAGTTCGACTTGGCGCAACTTGCTGGGCTGGCGGGACAAGCCTGGCCTATGTTAAGACGGTTCCATTCGCTTCTATTTGCTCACGAACTGGCTTAGCCAGTTCGATCCGGAACTGATTCTCGTCCAACCGGTACCGCTAGAATCTAGTGCAAGAGCGCGTGCCTATTCTGTCCCCCTCAAATAAAGGCACACGTTTATTGAATTCATTGACGACCCCTACGCAAAGGGTGTCTTCGCTCGAACGGATCACCGTGAAATGCTAGTAATCGTAGAAGCACAACCTGGGTGAACGATGAAAATCATAACAAACGAAGGCAGCCGAACAGAAGAAGCCTGTGCTCACTGATGTAACTACGATCGTTTATTTGCATCATTTTGTACGACCGAAAACAACTGTAAGCGTGGCTACGAAAGCAATAGGGGAGTTTAAACACTTTCAAGGCTTTTTGCCCCCACACTAACCCATTCCTCTGTGAGTGAGGCTGGTAAAGGAATCAAGTTCACCGAGTTGGTAGGCTTGGTCGCGTTTCTTGTTAGTCGAAACAACCAGTTATGGTGCAGTAATGGCAGTGTAGTTGCATGGAAATTACTACAACCTGTAAgggctgggttttttttttttataaataggGTATTTGAGTGGAAcaaggtttaaagatcagaCCACATTTTCCCACATTAAAGACTAAAAAACGTTCAAAATTGAGCATGGTTACGAATACCGTTTGTATGCATCGCATGACaaagtctctctctctctctctctctcaatctctCTCAATTTCCGTACGACTCCAAGCACCAATTTAAAAGGTGCATAAAAATATCTTCCGTTTTAAGCGGGCCAATCATCGAGTGGCGTGATTCACTCGAAACGTTAACGATCCCCCAAAAACGAAGCAAGAAAAAACTGTTGACTTCGAACAAGCCCGCTCATCTTCCTGAGGGTGCGTCGCAGAAAAACCTGCAGGCGAAGAACATGTTCCGCGGAACCTGTTTTGTTTCGGTCTCTGGTCAatgtcatttttgttttgagctcGTCCCCATTACCAACACCGCCACAGCGAAAGCCAACGCTGCtcccccaaaacaaaaccattcgcTGTGGCTGTGGTTTAACGCTGTTGCTAACCGAATCCAGTCAATATGCGGTCTGCGTCTTGCTATTTTTGCAATACCATTCCGCCCTGTTCTCACCCTCCCGCTTGGGTAGGCAAACGCACGGCAGggattgtttgtgttttgtttccgaGTCCCCGATccgctgtgtatgtgtgtgcggatAGGATGTGCGGGGAATCCAGGCGTACGATAAGCCGGTTCCTATCGGACATCGAAATCATTCcaggcgcgcgagggctcgtcCGGGGTTCAATACGGGTATATGGGCAGCTCTTTCGCATGATGGCGAGCAGCAAATCTCGAAGGTTTCGACACGAAAAAAGGTCTGTTGAACTCGCATACTATCACTCCCGCCAGTGTGGGATGGGACACTCGCGCGAGGCCGTTGGACGCGACGGGcggggtttgttttgattgaacACGGCGTACTGCAAAACTCGCAACCCGTAGGTGCCTTATCGTCAAGCCGGTAGAATGACTTGCCCGATTTCCCCACCGAAATGTGTTGCTGGAATGAAGGCGAAGCGCCCGGGCGGAATCGGCGGAACTCCCAATTAGACCTTGCTGCGAGAGACCTAATTCCCCGTCCCCGTCGTGTAATGTGGTCGGTCGGCTGGACGTTGTTGATATCAAGAGCGCTTTCTAGGGGCCAACGCGAAAGGTTGATTCGGCCGATTAGCCCGAGCCGATCGGGGCGAGGGCAAATGGGGgcgagttttgttttggtacGGCTCGGTAGCGTTCGGTGTTGCCATGGGTGTTGTCTGTTGTTGGCGGGACAATGTATGCACCCGAAAAAAAGTCATTACCGGTAATCAAAATTCAGTGTTTTGAGGAAAATGTTTTAGTTACCAACGCGATTTTTGCTATTCTAGATCGATTACGATGTCTGGGAGTTCAAGAAGTTCAAGAGGATttttgatcacacacaaacgacaATTGCGTATTTTGGAGCATCCAAAACATATGTCCAATAAACTTGCATCTAATGTGTCTATTTTTACATCCAACCTATGACCTTCATTGAAACTATCCGTCCGAATGTTTCACGGAATGCGTATTAGATACATGAAAGCACCCATTAACCATAATAAAATGTAATTCATTCTTAGTGCTACGGTTACGCATCCGGCATTGAACTAAACAAAGCATCATGGACAAACCACCTTCGATCCACCAGTTCCCGAAAAGAGAGGACCAAACCAGACCGTACCAGTTAGCGACTGGATTGTAACCGAGTCGCAGTACAGACGCAGCGGCTCGAAGCTTCACCAAACCGCCATAAAGTGGTACATGATCAGCATCCATCAAGAAGCATACTTCTGAAACAAGCCATCTAGGAGGATTGTGGATGGAAATTTCCACTCTTCCATCCGGCATCTAGCAGTGCATCCTTTTCCTGTTCGCGTTTGTGTCTATCGATCGAAGGGTCGTGCCATCCCGTTCTATGCTTTGTTCGCTGTGGCATCTCAGAACTCATGGCTCATAAACTCATCATTCGCTGCTGTTATGCTGAGGAAATATTAGGGATGGCCTAGAAATGTTATAACCACGGGGTATTGTGCCTCAAACTATACCAGAAGTGGAAAAGTACTGGAATGGTACTTAATGCCTGGCAAAATGTTGGATTTGGGCTGTCGTTGGTAAAAAGTATTGAAGTTGGAAGTAATGTTTACCTGTCCAGTACCAAGCGAATGTTGTCCCATTGTCCTTCCTTCgctttgaaattttatttcgtgAGGACACTAGGTAAGATTGCTAATCTTACAAAAAAATGCCTGTAGACGTTACAGTGGAAAATTTCTAAGCTACTTACACTgacatagtttttttttaagtgagAGGGCAATATCCATGCTTAACTACATGGACCACTGGATATCAACAACGAAGAACTTATAATATatttagacaaaaaaaagtaaatggcatattttttaattaattttcggAAATCTGATTTCAACCCTTTTTTCTACACataaaatcagtaaaaatgaatatttttgaTTCTGTGTTTACAGTCTAGTAGACCTTTGTTTTTGGAATATGGCCATTTGCGTAAGagtggttttttttggatAGTTTAGCTAACAATCTTAGTAAAAAGAGTCTGTTGATTAATGAATTCGGTTTAGAGTGCAAACCAAAAGCATTCATTTTCAGTTAAATAATGTAGGAAAGGAATAAGTGATAAAAAATGTGTAACGGTAAAAAATGAGACGATTAGTATTTAGTAAATTTCATTATGTTTATATTATTAATTTGAGCTACTGAACAAAACGGCCTAGATATTGGTTAGTAATCGATAGCATATACCAGAAGAATTAAAAGACAATTTGTCATCGAAACTTTATACCTTCGTCGCAATGAGAAATGTGAAATGTTAATTGTAATAAACTTTGGCTTATTCTCATCAGTTCTTCAAGTTTGATTATCATTATTAGAAATCTACTTCATGAGCTGCATACTAAGAAAATATCGCCAATCAATTCCCAAACGTGATGAATAACATTTCTTCCTAGTCTGAGGCTAATCCCAGTATATCATTAGAACATTTCACCACAAACAGCATTCCATCATGCTGCAATCAATAACAgatgcaccatcaccatcgatTGCATCATAACAAACGCCCAcggaacaaacacacacgccgcACTCATCCAGACCAAACAATCGGCTCCGGCCCTGAACACGAAGCCAAAGCGTAGCAAAGGCACGGCAAAATTTGTGACCGTCAGCAGATCCGGTCGCCAAAACGCAGTAAACCCTCCCCAGCCTGGGACTTTAAACCCTGGGGGAGCAATAGTCCAGGGAATCACATAACGCCACACACCGACGCGTTGGGCATTGGCAGTAGCCAATTCCCAACCCATCTGGATCAGTTTGAACCGGTTAAGCCCAGCTCCCTGTGCCAGGCACCTAATCGTACCGGCCCatccaaaatattgaattgttcaACGGGGCTGGTGTGTTTTGCAGGACTGTGAATGATGCGAAAACTCTGAAGGCTGGTACACGGCCAGAGCGAGTAAAAAGATGTGcatgaaatagaaaaaaacaacagcaatatTTCATCCCTACGAATAAGCCCCGTCCTTTGCCGTCCTCGGCCCTGTAGCCCTTCTTCGGCAGGGCACCGCAAGACACCACCACAGTCGCCTTGAGCGAACCGTCCCTTGCCCTTGCACTGGGTCATAAATTGCTCGTCCGTCTGTCCGCTTTTGCTACGACGGCACCGAAGGAAGAGTGCCATCGCTGGAAATGGCAGCCATCGCAAGCGGAAAGACAATGCACCACAATCGGCAATGCGTCGCCTTCACCCGGCGCACCCCAAATCGGATCAATCAGATGGAAACAGCGTGCTCGGCGAGTGTTCTGGAGACGATAAGCAGCGCGCGTGGCCATCGCGGAAGAAAACGCACCAGCGCGGGGCAGCAAAAGCTGAAGAAGCTTCGAGAGACGAAGGAGAGCGAGCGGACATAGTGGATGGACAGGGGATCTTACAGCTGCTGTGGTCAGCGAGCGACAGCGATTCCACCACACACCCATTCCGGCCATCCGCACTTGTGACGTCACCCATCAAAACAAGCGCAACAGGTCGTGGGAGCAACCGGGAgggacacaacaacaacaggccGCGGCAACAGGGCAACGTCATCCACCACGGGCTCAGCAACGCGCGCGCCCTCGTTCGTGGTATGGGTGTGCGgacccacacacaccgtaCTGGGCCAGCCTGCCAATCAGCTGCATCCAAGCTCGGTCGCTCTCGCTTGCTCTCtcactttcgctctctctctcgctcacgcCCAGTGCCATGCTACGGATACGACGGGGGTAAGTTTTGGGCCCAACAACTGTGCTGCCGAGTGTGTCTCTGTGGCACCCTTATCGCAGGTCGGGCCAGTGCGCGCGCGGCAGGAAAAGGGAAGGTAGAAAAAAGGTGCCGTGTGTGGCAGGTTCTATTTTTCGCTCATGTCCCGCTCCGTCTCTTTTCCGCCCGAGTGGATTCGCCATCTACCCGACACACCGAAATTGCGCCCCCTTTGCTCCCGGACCTGCCCTACCCTGCCGTACCGTACCGTCCCTTGCGCTACCCGTGCGCTCGAAAGCGTACCACGCTGGTGCGAATATAAGAAGGCCCGGTTCCGAAGGTAGCAGCATCAGTTCAGCAGAACCAATCCAATTCAGAAGATGAAAACAAGCTAGTTTTCCAAGCTCCTGTGTTTTACACTCTCGTGCCTAAGTGCATCTTCcttaacaaaaacataaaaatcctTAAAAATTACGCTTCACTAAGCGAAGAAGTTAGAAAGTTTAAGAAAAGTTTATATCCCAGTTCAAGCTACTACTCCGCTTTCCTACTTGCTTAATCAAGTCATCGTGTTTGAATTTATACCAGTGTTAATTGTGTCTGCCGTTGCGTTGCCTTTAGTCAACTCATCCTTCTTGAAGTTTATCAGCCTGTGTCTATCTAACATACCAACAAAATGCCTCAGCTCATCGAACAGTACACACCGTAAGTATCTTTTCCCGTGTATCACCTTCCGAACCCGCTGGAACACACCCATGCTCAACTCTAGAACAGTCCCTCTGGAATACTTCCTTTTGCCATCCCGTCCCGACCtttctcggtgtgtgtgtgtgtgtgtgtgtggctctgTGTGTGCACATACCCTCATTACACGATTTCTGATAAAGCTATCGGCTCGACTTCGAAGCGATAGATGGGTGATCTTATCGGGCCGTGCCCCTCAAGATCTCGACCCGGCAGGCGTACCGAACCTTGCTGAGGATAGCAAAACCTTTGCACTTTGACATTGCCTCAGTTTGGTATCGGTGTATTTGTTTTGTCATCGTTGAGGATTTCCTGCTTTTCTGCCCACCAGGGGTAGGCGTCTGTGAAATCCCTCGATCGACGTAGGTCACCCATCTAGTTGATAATCAGCTAGGAAATGATCTACGTCAGAGTgagatgtttctttttttttgcctacgTGCGACCAGTCTGGTCTGGGCTGATAACTGAGATGGAAACATGTATGTATATAAGCCGTGCACCCGTGCCCGGACAGGCTCAGTAACTGCTTACAGCTGTGCGACGAGCCCTTTTCTTGCTCCTAACACTTAAACTCGCCGCGTTCTACCAGTTCTACCAATGAGCATAGTGTGTTCCAGTGCATTGTTCTGCTGGAAACATTACCCGACGTCTCGAAACAGTGTTCGCTAACGCGTTTGTTTTCTGTGTTCTATCTTACCATTCCCTTCCGCGATGGTTAAACTATTCGCCCTGCTCAGGCTCCCGACCACCCTGGGATGCAGCCCGAAGCTGAAGACGCTGCCCAAGAACCTGTACAACCATCTGCGCGGCTTCCCGGTCGTCAATGGGGAGGTGTCGCTGCTGTCGGACAAGGTGCGCCGCTTCGTGGAGGAATCGGCCGCCATGTGCCAGCCGGACCGTATCCACATCGTGGACGGTAGCGAGAGCGAAAGCAGCACGCTGCTGAAGACGCTGCACAGCCAGGGCACGATCAAGCCGCTGCCCAAGTACGACAACTGCTGGCTGGCTCGCACCAACCCGGCCGATGTGGCGCGCGTCGAATCGAAGACGTTCATCTGCACCGAGCGGCCGGAGCAGGCCATCCCGACGCCGAAGCCGGGCGTGAACGGTGCCCTCGGCAACTGGATCTCGCCCGCCGACTACGATCGCGCGATCATGAGCCGCTTCCCGGGCTGCATGAAGGGCCGCACCATGTTTGTCGTCCCGTTCTCGATGGGTCCGATCGCATCGCCGCTGTCGAAGATCGGCATCGAAATCACCGACTCGGCGTACGTCGTGGCGTCGATGCGCATCATGACGCGCATGGGCGCGGAAGTGCTGGACAAGCTGTCCGACAACTCGGTAAGTTTCTGCGCGTTCCCAGTCTCTGCACGGATGGGCGTTCGCCTCGGTGTGGCAGTTGCACAAGGGCTTGCATACTAACggtggggtgtttttttctttcctcttaCTTTAGGACTTCATCCGGTGTCTGCACTCGGTTGGCACACCCGCCAACGGTAAGATCGCGGTGCCGTCGTGGCCGTGCGATCCCGAGCGTACCATCATTCTGCACAAACCGGCCAACAACGAGATCGTTTCGTACGGTTCCGGTTACGGTGGCAACTCGCTGCTCGGCAAGAAATGCTTTGCCCTGCGCATCGGTAGCACCATCGCCCAGCGGGAAGGCTGGCTGGCGGAGCACATGCTGATCCTGGGCATCACCGATCCGAACGGTGTGAAGAAATACATCGCGGCCGCGTTCCCGTCGGCCTGCGGCAAGACGAATCTCGCCATGATGAACCCCACGCTGCCCGGCTACAAGATCGAGTGTGTCGGCGATGACATCGCCTGGATGAAGTTCGACTCCAAGGGCCAGCTGCGAGCCATCAACCCGGAAAATGGTTTCTTCGGCGTTGCCCCCGGCACCTCGTCGGAAACGAACCCGAACGCGATGGAGACGATCTACAAGAACACGATCTTCACGAACGTCGCGTCCACCTCGGACGGTGGCGTGTTCTGGGAGGGCATGGAGAAGGAGGTGTCCTCGGATGTCGAAATCACCGACTGGCTGGGCAACCCGTGGAAGCTGGGTGAGTCGAAGACTCCGGCCGCCCACCCTAACTCGCGCTTCTGTGCACCCGCCGGCCAGTGTCCGATCATCGATCCGGCGTGGGAAGACTCGGAGGGTGTCCCGATCTCGGCCATCCTGTTCGGTGGCCGCCGTCCCCAGGGTGTGCCGCTGGTGTACGAGGCCAACTCGTGGTCGCACGGTGTGTTCGTTGGCTCGTCGATGCGTAGCGAAAGTACGGCGGCCGCGGAGCACAAGGCCAAGGTCATCATGAACGATCCGTTCGCGATGCGGCCATTCTTCGGCTACAACTTCGGTGATTATCTGAAGCACTGGCTGAGCATGGAGCAGCGGGCCAGTGCGGCCGGTGGCCATGCGCCCAAGATCTTCCATGTCAACTGGTTCCGCAAGGATGCGAACGGCAAGTTCCTGTGGCCCGGATTCGGCGAGAACAGCCGCGTGCTGGAGTGGATCCTGCACCGTATCGATGACGCCGACTGCTACCGGGATACGCCGATTGGCCGTGTGCCGACGGAAGGTTCGCTCAATCTGGACGGTTTGAGCAGCCCGGTCAACGAGCGGGAActgttttccattccaaaggACTTCTGGCTGCgggaggtggaggaggtgaAGCAGTACTACGACAACCAGCTGCCCCAGGATCTGCCGGCGGAGATTGCCTCCGAGCTGGAGCAGCTGAAGATTCGCATTGAGAAGATGTAATGCGCATTGCACTGATTgaatgacaaaacaaaaaaaaccaagacACAAACCACTAATAGATAAGTGAAACAGACAGGAATTAGGTAGCTCTACCAAAGGCAGGGTTTATTGACCAGGGCCGCCGAATGGGCTGACGCAAAAAGCTAGGCGAAGTCAGACGCGAGTCAGGAGTGTTTAGGTGTAGATATTTTGTATTAAACAATGTAGGGCACATAGTAACGTAAGTCACTATAGTAAGTATTGTGATAGACGctgtaagaagaagaagcataaggagaagaagaataacTGGAGTGGGCTTGGTTTTACGAAAACACAAGCCCACCAATCTGCTAATAAggagcacacaacacaaatgtTCGTAAGCTAGgaagattaaaaataaaacaaaaaatacaataatttaCACAGTGCCTTGTTTTTTCGCTGATTGCTGTGCTTGTTGTTCAACTTGAGGAGTAGGGAGCTGAATGGAAAATTTATATTTGTGGTTACTTGTTGGATTATCGTTtgattgctgtttgttgtttaccATAGTTTCCACGGTCAATGCCGCGTACCGAGACAGCTAATCAGCAACCGATCCTCTTCCAGCACACAAAGGCCGATTGGTGTAAAAATGTGTCAAGGAAACACAACTCAAACTACTCCTCTTAATCTAAATGTCTTCGGACATTGAAGGGATTAGCTAAAGATTTGTTTTTATGATAAGGCTAGGAGATTCCAGTTTCAAGTATaccaatttatttttcatccaaaataAAATCTATGGAGATTCTTTTGCATAATAATCAGGATGAGTTAGTATACGGTT encodes the following:
- the LOC1275028 gene encoding phosphoenolpyruvate carboxykinase [GTP], with protein sequence MPQLIEQYTPLPTTLGCSPKLKTLPKNLYNHLRGFPVVNGEVSLLSDKVRRFVEESAAMCQPDRIHIVDGSESESSTLLKTLHSQGTIKPLPKYDNCWLARTNPADVARVESKTFICTERPEQAIPTPKPGVNGALGNWISPADYDRAIMSRFPGCMKGRTMFVVPFSMGPIASPLSKIGIEITDSAYVVASMRIMTRMGAEVLDKLSDNSDFIRCLHSVGTPANGKIAVPSWPCDPERTIILHKPANNEIVSYGSGYGGNSLLGKKCFALRIGSTIAQREGWLAEHMLILGITDPNGVKKYIAAAFPSACGKTNLAMMNPTLPGYKIECVGDDIAWMKFDSKGQLRAINPENGFFGVAPGTSSETNPNAMETIYKNTIFTNVASTSDGGVFWEGMEKEVSSDVEITDWLGNPWKLGESKTPAAHPNSRFCAPAGQCPIIDPAWEDSEGVPISAILFGGRRPQGVPLVYEANSWSHGVFVGSSMRSESTAAAEHKAKVIMNDPFAMRPFFGYNFGDYLKHWLSMEQRASAAGGHAPKIFHVNWFRKDANGKFLWPGFGENSRVLEWILHRIDDADCYRDTPIGRVPTEGSLNLDGLSSPVNERELFSIPKDFWLREVEEVKQYYDNQLPQDLPAEIASELEQLKIRIEKM